In one Oncorhynchus nerka isolate Pitt River linkage group LG7, Oner_Uvic_2.0, whole genome shotgun sequence genomic region, the following are encoded:
- the LOC115132520 gene encoding N-alpha-acetyltransferase 10-like — translation MNIRNARPEDLMNMQHCNLLCLPENYQMKYYFYHGLSWPQLSYIAEDENGKIVGYVLAKMEEDPDDVPHGHITSLAVKRSHRRLGLAQKLMDQASRAMIENFNAKYVSLHVRKSNRAALHLYSNTLKFQISEIEPKYYADGEDAYAMKRDLAHMADEVPQLRKPGVKALGQETLTATTTPGDQEKEGERDSGGESKELSEVSEATESTDVKDSSSDSQ, via the exons ATGAATATTCGCAACGCAAGG CCGGAGGACCTTATGAACATGCAGCACTGCAACCTGCTGTGTCTCCCAGAGAACTACCAGATGAAATACTACTTCTACCATGGACTGTCCTGGCCACAG CTCTCCTACATCGCTGAGGATGAGAATGGCAAAATAGTGGGATATGTTTTGGCCAAGAT GGAGGAGGATCCAGATGATGTCCCCCATGGTCACATCACGTCCCTG GCTGTCAAGCGCTCACACAGACGTCTGGGTCTGGCTCAGAAGCTGATGGACCAAGCCAGCCGAGCTATGATTGAAAACTTCAACGCCAAATATGTCTCACTTCATGTCCGGAAAAG TAACCGAGCAGCCTTGCACCTGTACTCCAACACACTGAAATTCCA GATTAGTGAAATAGAGCCCAAGTACTATGCAGATGGGGAGGATGCCTATGCCATGAAGAGAGACCTAGCTCACATGGCTGATGAG GTCCCACAGTTGAGGAAGCCAGGAGTGAAGGCACTGGGTCAGGAGACCCTTACTGCTACGACCACACCCGGTGaccaggagaaagagggagagagggacagtggcGGAGAGAGCAAAGAACTCAGTGAAGTTAGCGAAGCAACAGAAAGCACAGACGTCAAAGATTCATCTTCCGATTCACAATGA